In a single window of the Papaver somniferum cultivar HN1 chromosome 8, ASM357369v1, whole genome shotgun sequence genome:
- the LOC113302331 gene encoding probable methyltransferase PMT13 gives MAQINLPFSKRNPRQWKLLDLITFALFAAVFVFFVLVFTSLGDSLAASGRETLVLSSTSDPKQRHKLLNLVESGKHSIESCPYEAVDHMPCEDPRRNSKLSHEMNFYRERHCPLPEESPLCLIPPPKGYKISVRWPDSLQKIWHNNVPFNKIADRKGHQGWMKEDGQYFIFPGGGTMFPDGAISYIERLGQYIPISGGVLRTALDMGCGVASFGACLLKEDILTLSFAPRDSHKAQIQFALERGIPAIVAMLGTRRLPLPAYSLDLVHCSRCLIPYTAYNATYFVEVDRLLRPGGYFVVSGPPVQWAKLDKEWADLQAVARALCYELIVVDGNTVIWKKPSADSCFPNENEFGLELCSESDNPNHAWYHKLKNCISKIPSSAGEYSVGTIPNWPERLSKPPSRAALLKNGINVFEADTRRWQRRVSYYKSLNLKLGTPAVRNVMDMNAFFGGFAASLSSDPVWVMNVVPARKSSTLGVIYDRGLIGVYHDWCEPFSTYPRTYDFLHVSSIDSLIKNRCNLVDLMVEMDRILRPEGTVVIRDSAEVIDRVSRIAGAIKWTSVVHDSEPDSRSSEKILVATKKLWRLSS, from the exons ATGGCACAAATAAATCTCCCATTCTCAAAAAGAAACCCTAGACAATGGAAATTACTTGATCTAATAACATTTGCATTATTTGCAGCAGTATTTGTATTCTTTGTTCTTGTTTTTACATCACTTGGTGATTCGCTTGCTGCTTCAGGTCGTGAAACACTTGTACTCTCATCAACATCTGATCCTAAACAAAGACATAAATTATTAAATTTAGTTGAATCAGGTAAACATTCAATCGAATCATGTCCATATGAAGCTGTTGATCATATGCCATGTGAAGATCCCAGAAGGAATAGTAAACTTAGTCATGAAATGAATTTTTACCGTGAAAGACATTGTCCATTGCCTGAAGAATCTCCTTTGTGTTTGATTCCTCCTCCTAAGGGTTACAAGATTTCTGTTCGTTGGCCTGATAGCTTACAAAAG ataTGGCACAACAATGTACCTTTCAATAAAATTGCAGACAGGAAGGGTCACCAAGGCTGGATGAAGGAAGACGGtcaatattttattttcccaggtGGTGGTACAATGTTCCCAGATGGAGCCATATCATATATTGAAAGACTTGGACAGTACATTCCTATAAGCGGAGGAGTGCTGAGGACAGCTTTGGATATGGGATGTGGG GTAGCCAGTTTTGGAGCCTGCCTACTGAAGGAAGACATTTTAACCCTCTCATTTGCTCCAAGAGATTCACATAAGGCTCAGATACAGTTTGCTCTGGAGAGGGGAATACCTGCTATCGTTGCCATGCTTGGTACCCGGAGGTTGCCACTTCCTGCATACTCCCTTGATCTAGTGCACTGTTCACGATGTTTGATCCCTTATACTGCGTACA ATGCAACATACTTCGTTGAAGTTGACCGATTACTTCGGCCTGGGGGATACTTTGTTGTTTCGGGGCCCCCGGTACAGTGGGCGAAATTAGATAAGGAATGGGCTGATCTCCAGGCAGTAGCTAGAGCTTTGTGCTATGAATTGATTGTTGTGGATGGAAACACTGTAATCTGGAAAAAACCTTCAGCGGACTCATGCTTTCCCAATGAAAATGAGTTTGGTCTTGAACTGTGCAGTGAATCAGACAACCCAAATCATGCATG GTACCACAAATTGAAGAACTGTATCAGTAAAATACCTTCTTCTGCTGGAGAATATTCTGTCGGTACTATTCCAAACTGGCCAGAGCGTCTGTCGAAACCACCTTCAAGGGCAGCACTTTTGAAAAATGGGATTAATGTGTTTGAAGCTGATACTCGCCGTTGGCAAAGAAGGGTTTCATATTACAAGTCTCTCAACTTGAAGCTAGGGACTCCTGCTGTACGAAACGTCATGGACATGAATGCATTTTTTGGAGGATTTGCAGCTTCTCTCTCATCAGATCCTGTCTGGGTGATGAACGTTGTTCCTGCTAGAAAGTCATCAACACTGGGTGTGATTTATGACAGAGGGCTCATTGGAGTCTACCATGATTG GTGTGAGCCTTTCTCTACCTACCCTCGGACTTACGACTTCCTACATGTTTCCAGCATTGACTCACTGATCAAGAACAG ATGTAATCTGGTAGATCTGATGGTAGAGATGGATAGGATTTTGCGTCCAGAGGGAACGGTGGTAATTCGAGATTCAGCTGAAGTGATAGATAGAGTGAGTCGTATCGCGGGTGCCATTAAGTGGACATCTGTTGTACATGACAGTGAGCCTGACTCCAGGAGTAGCGAGAAGATTCTTGTAGCTACCAAGAAACTGTGGAGGCTCTCCTCATAA